From Streptomyces sp. CMB-StM0423, a single genomic window includes:
- a CDS encoding histidinol-phosphate transaminase — MTAIDDLPVREELRGKSPYGAPQLDVPVRLNTNENPYPLPEPLVRRIAERVTEAARRLNRYPDRDAVELRTELARYLSRTAGHEVTTAQVWAANGSNEVIQQLLQTFGGPGRTAIGFEPSYSMHALISRGTGTGWLSGPRRDDFTIDAGAAERAIAEHRPEVVFVCSPNNPTGTAVDRGTVLRLYEAAQAAGPSMVVLDEAYGEFSHRPSLLPLIEGRPRLVLTRTMSKAFGAAGLRLGYLAADPAVVDAVQLVRLPYHLSAVTQATALAALEHTDTLLQYVEQLKQERDRLVSELTALGCEVTESDANFVQFGRFPDAHAAWERLLDAGVLVRDNGVPGFLRVSAGTPAENDAFLDAVRALKKESNS; from the coding sequence GTGACCGCGATCGACGACCTGCCCGTCCGCGAAGAACTGCGCGGCAAGTCCCCGTACGGCGCGCCCCAGCTCGACGTGCCCGTCCGGCTGAACACCAACGAGAACCCCTACCCGCTGCCCGAGCCCCTGGTCAGGCGCATCGCCGAGCGCGTCACCGAGGCGGCCCGCCGGCTCAACCGCTACCCCGACCGGGACGCGGTCGAGCTGCGCACCGAGCTGGCGCGCTACCTGTCGCGCACCGCGGGCCACGAGGTGACCACCGCCCAGGTGTGGGCGGCCAACGGGTCCAACGAGGTCATCCAGCAACTGCTGCAGACCTTCGGCGGCCCCGGCCGCACCGCCATCGGCTTCGAGCCGTCGTACTCGATGCACGCGCTGATCTCCCGCGGCACCGGCACCGGTTGGCTCTCGGGCCCGCGGCGCGACGACTTCACCATCGACGCCGGCGCAGCCGAGCGCGCCATCGCCGAGCACCGCCCCGAGGTGGTGTTCGTCTGCTCGCCGAACAACCCCACCGGCACCGCCGTGGACCGCGGGACCGTCCTGCGGCTGTACGAGGCCGCGCAGGCGGCGGGTCCTTCGATGGTCGTGTTGGACGAGGCGTACGGCGAGTTCAGCCACCGCCCGTCGCTGCTGCCGCTGATCGAGGGCCGCCCGCGGCTGGTCCTCACCCGCACGATGTCCAAGGCGTTCGGCGCCGCCGGCCTGCGGCTGGGCTACCTCGCCGCCGACCCCGCCGTGGTCGACGCGGTCCAGCTCGTCCGGCTGCCGTACCACCTGTCCGCCGTCACCCAGGCCACCGCGCTCGCCGCCCTGGAGCACACCGATACCCTGCTCCAGTACGTCGAACAGCTCAAGCAGGAGCGGGACCGGCTGGTGTCGGAGCTGACAGCGCTCGGCTGCGAGGTCACCGAGTCCGACGCCAACTTCGTCCAGTTCGGCCGCTTCCCGGACGCGCACGCGGCATGGGAGCGGCTGCTGGACGCGGGCGTGCTGGTCCGTGACAACGGCGTGCCCGGCTTCCTGCGCGTCAGCGCAGGCACACCGGCGGAGAACGACGCGTTCCTCGATGCGGTGCGCGCGCTGAAGAAGGAGAGCAACTCATGA
- the hisD gene encoding histidinol dehydrogenase, with the protein MISRIDLRGSAAASGAGGGIDRDLLPRAELDVEAALEKVRPLCEDVRHRGTAAVIEITERFDGVTLERLRVPAEALRRALAELDPKVRAALEESIRRARIVHREQRRADTAVRVVPGGTVTERWLPVARVGLYVPGGQAVYPSSVVMNVVPAQEAGVPSLAVSSPPQKDVPNSWGAGLPHPTILAACALLGVDEVYAAGGAQAVAMFAYGTDECAPVDLVTGPGNVYVAAAKRLLKGRIGIDAEAGPTEIAVLADDTADPAYVAADLISQAEHDELAAAVLVTPSERLAEAVEAELKTQVAATRHVERITAALGGRQSGIVLVDDLEAGLRVVDAYAAEHVEIQTADAAALAARVRNAGAIFVGPYAPVSLGDYCAGSNHVLPTGGCACHSSGLSVQSFLKGIHVVDYTRDALAEVTAHVVNLAEAEDLPAHGAALKARFSWKVPQP; encoded by the coding sequence GTGATCTCCCGAATCGATCTGCGCGGCTCCGCCGCCGCTTCCGGCGCAGGCGGCGGCATCGACCGCGACCTGCTGCCCCGTGCCGAGCTCGACGTCGAGGCCGCCCTGGAGAAGGTGCGCCCGCTGTGCGAGGACGTCCGGCATCGCGGCACCGCGGCGGTGATCGAGATCACAGAGCGTTTCGACGGAGTGACGCTGGAGCGGCTGCGGGTGCCCGCGGAGGCGCTCCGGCGCGCGCTGGCCGAGCTGGACCCCAAGGTGCGCGCCGCGCTGGAGGAGTCGATCCGCCGCGCCCGCATCGTCCACCGCGAGCAGCGCCGCGCCGACACCGCGGTGCGGGTCGTCCCCGGCGGGACGGTCACGGAGCGCTGGCTCCCGGTCGCCCGCGTCGGGCTGTACGTGCCGGGCGGCCAGGCCGTGTATCCGTCCTCCGTCGTCATGAACGTGGTGCCGGCCCAGGAGGCGGGCGTGCCGTCGCTGGCCGTCTCCTCGCCCCCGCAGAAGGACGTGCCGAACTCGTGGGGTGCGGGCCTGCCGCACCCGACGATCCTCGCCGCCTGTGCCCTGCTCGGCGTGGACGAGGTGTACGCGGCGGGAGGCGCCCAGGCCGTCGCCATGTTCGCGTACGGGACGGACGAGTGCGCCCCCGTCGACCTGGTCACCGGCCCGGGGAACGTGTATGTGGCCGCCGCCAAGCGCCTGTTGAAGGGCCGTATCGGCATCGACGCCGAGGCCGGCCCCACCGAGATCGCCGTCCTCGCCGACGACACCGCGGACCCCGCGTACGTCGCCGCGGACCTCATCAGCCAGGCCGAGCACGACGAGCTGGCCGCCGCCGTGCTGGTCACGCCGTCGGAGCGGCTGGCCGAGGCCGTCGAGGCCGAGCTGAAGACGCAGGTGGCCGCGACCCGGCATGTCGAGCGGATCACCGCAGCGCTGGGCGGCCGGCAGTCCGGCATCGTGCTCGTGGACGACCTGGAGGCCGGCCTGCGCGTCGTCGACGCCTACGCCGCCGAGCACGTGGAGATCCAGACCGCCGACGCCGCCGCGCTCGCCGCCCGGGTGCGCAACGCCGGCGCGATCTTCGTCGGCCCGTACGCCCCGGTCTCGCTGGGGGACTACTGCGCCGGCTCGAACCACGTGCTGCCCACCGGCGGCTGCGCCTGCCACTCCTCTGGGCTGTCCGTGCAGTCCTTCCTCAAGGGCATCCACGTCGTGGACTACACGCGCGACGCCCTCGCCGAGGTCACCGCGCACGTGGTGAACCTCGCGGAGGCCGAGGACCTGCCCGCCCACGGCGCCGCGCTGAAGGCTCGTTTCTCATGGAAGGTGCCGCAGCCGTGA
- a CDS encoding RidA family protein, which translates to MAGGGARRISSGAPWEEEFGYSRAVELPNGLVLVAGCTSVVDGVIVGEGDPHTQTMTAFGVAFEALKRIGLEREDVVRTRMFLTHARDVEAVGGAHKELFDAIRPAASLIIVSGFVDSRLVVEVEVEAYRPGGSREAAGA; encoded by the coding sequence ATGGCCGGTGGCGGCGCACGTCGTATCTCGTCCGGAGCCCCCTGGGAGGAGGAGTTCGGCTACTCGCGCGCGGTGGAGCTGCCCAACGGCCTCGTGCTGGTGGCCGGCTGCACGTCCGTCGTGGACGGCGTGATCGTCGGCGAGGGCGATCCGCACACCCAGACGATGACCGCCTTCGGCGTCGCGTTCGAGGCGCTGAAGAGGATCGGCCTGGAGCGCGAGGACGTCGTGCGGACCCGGATGTTCCTCACCCACGCGCGCGACGTGGAGGCGGTCGGCGGGGCGCACAAGGAGCTGTTCGACGCCATCCGCCCCGCCGCCTCGCTGATCATCGTCTCCGGCTTCGTGGACTCCCGGCTGGTCGTCGAGGTCGAGGTCGAGGCGTACCGCCCGGGCGGCTCCCGGGAAGCAGCCGGCGCATGA
- a CDS encoding TetR/AcrR family transcriptional regulator, producing the protein MKTRRTQQERTATTTKDLVGAARAHFARDGYAAASLDAICALAGITKGGLYHHFRNKQTLFHAVYAAEQHRLRDSIADAFRACPDPWDGLRAGQRAFLTGSIEPGTQRITLLDAPGALGWAVMREVQADCRAMTRRGLAQAVGAGRDGGEDAAAEVELDAMASVVFGALCECAMAVAHAPDPDAVLAASLRQVDRLVAALPGAPAGRAG; encoded by the coding sequence ATGAAGACCCGCAGAACGCAGCAGGAGCGCACGGCGACGACGACGAAGGACCTGGTCGGCGCCGCTCGCGCGCACTTCGCCCGGGACGGCTACGCCGCCGCCTCCCTCGACGCGATCTGCGCCCTGGCGGGCATCACGAAGGGTGGGCTCTACCACCACTTCCGTAACAAGCAGACCCTCTTCCACGCCGTCTACGCGGCCGAGCAGCACCGGCTGCGCGACTCCATCGCCGACGCCTTCCGCGCCTGCCCGGACCCGTGGGACGGCCTGCGCGCGGGCCAGCGCGCGTTCCTCACCGGCTCCATCGAGCCCGGCACGCAGCGGATCACGCTGCTCGACGCTCCGGGGGCGCTCGGCTGGGCCGTGATGCGCGAGGTGCAGGCGGACTGCCGGGCGATGACGCGGCGCGGGCTGGCGCAGGCGGTCGGCGCGGGCCGGGACGGCGGTGAAGACGCCGCGGCGGAGGTGGAGTTGGACGCGATGGCGTCGGTGGTCTTCGGGGCGCTCTGCGAGTGCGCGATGGCGGTGGCGCACGCCCCGGACCCGGACGCGGTGCTGGCGGCGTCGCTGCGGCAGGTGGACCGGCTGGTGGCGGCGCTGCCGGGTGCGCCCGCCGGCCGCGCCGGGTGA
- a CDS encoding LON peptidase substrate-binding domain-containing protein produces MTTARLPLFPLNAVLFPGLVMPLNVFEERYRAMMRDLRKLPEAERRFGVVAIRDGREVAPTGPGLPDRTALPERGPAAGFGTDPMQAFYGVGCVADAATIREKDSGGYEVLVTGTRRFRLLSVDASGEYLTGEVEALPEQSGEGAGVLSAAVVRAFRTYQKRLAGARERSLGAATELPDEPSVLSYLVAAAAVLDTPSKQQLLQARDTASRLSAELKILRRESAVLGKLPSLPAVDLTRQPTSPN; encoded by the coding sequence GTGACCACCGCACGCCTGCCCCTCTTCCCGCTGAACGCGGTGCTGTTCCCGGGCCTCGTCATGCCCTTGAACGTGTTCGAGGAGCGGTACCGGGCGATGATGCGCGACCTGCGCAAGCTGCCCGAGGCGGAGCGGCGGTTCGGCGTGGTGGCGATCCGGGACGGCCGCGAGGTCGCGCCCACGGGTCCGGGACTGCCGGACCGGACCGCGCTGCCCGAGCGCGGTCCCGCGGCCGGCTTCGGCACCGACCCGATGCAGGCGTTCTACGGCGTCGGCTGCGTCGCGGACGCGGCGACGATCCGGGAGAAGGACAGCGGCGGATACGAGGTGCTGGTCACCGGCACCCGCAGGTTCCGGCTGCTGTCGGTGGACGCCTCGGGCGAGTACCTGACCGGTGAGGTCGAGGCGCTGCCCGAGCAGTCGGGCGAGGGCGCGGGCGTGCTGTCCGCGGCGGTCGTACGGGCCTTCAGGACGTACCAGAAGAGGCTGGCCGGCGCCCGCGAACGCTCGCTCGGCGCGGCCACGGAGCTGCCGGACGAGCCGTCGGTGCTGTCGTATCTCGTCGCCGCGGCCGCCGTGCTGGACACCCCGTCGAAGCAGCAGCTCCTCCAGGCCCGGGACACCGCCTCGCGGCTGTCGGCCGAGCTGAAAATCCTGCGGCGCGAGAGCGCGGTGCTGGGTAAGCTCCCGTCGCTGCCCGCGGTCGACCTGACGCGGCAGCCGACGAGCCCCAACTGA
- the hisB gene encoding imidazoleglycerol-phosphate dehydratase HisB yields MTRVGRVERTTKETSVVVELNLDGRGEVSVSTGVGFFDHMLDQLGRHGLFDLTVKTDGDLHIDSHHTMEDTALALGAAFRQALGDKRGIVRFADASVPLDESLAQVTVDLSGRPYLVHTEPEGMAAMIGADYDTTMTRHILESFVAQAQIALHVHVPYGRNAHHIVECQFKALARALRYAAEIDPRQTGIPSTKGAL; encoded by the coding sequence ATGACCCGCGTGGGCCGCGTCGAGCGCACCACGAAGGAGACCTCGGTCGTCGTCGAGCTGAACCTCGACGGCCGCGGCGAGGTCTCAGTGTCGACGGGCGTCGGCTTCTTCGACCACATGCTCGACCAGTTGGGCCGCCACGGCCTCTTCGACCTCACCGTCAAGACCGACGGCGACCTGCACATCGACAGCCACCACACCATGGAGGACACCGCGCTGGCCCTGGGCGCCGCCTTCCGGCAGGCCCTGGGCGACAAGCGCGGCATCGTGCGGTTCGCCGACGCCTCCGTGCCGCTGGACGAGTCGCTGGCCCAGGTCACCGTCGACCTGTCCGGCCGCCCGTACCTGGTGCACACCGAGCCCGAGGGCATGGCCGCGATGATCGGCGCGGACTACGACACGACGATGACCCGGCACATCCTGGAGTCGTTCGTCGCCCAGGCGCAGATCGCGCTGCACGTCCACGTGCCCTACGGGCGCAACGCGCACCACATCGTGGAGTGCCAGTTCAAGGCGCTCGCCCGCGCCCTGCGCTACGCGGCGGAGATCGATCCGCGGCAGACCGGTATTCCGTCGACCAAGGGCGCGCTGTAA
- a CDS encoding oxidoreductase, whose translation MTAAQHDRAVPPEDLSATERGLWEAFQEGATYDLRSRDPGQNDPAGLHVWGPERSVRASLLARLLLHGPPARPGRVSSLKLAGAYVTGTLDLSGGRVEPYVELRNCRFENEMLLPECSFATLRLVECSVPRLEAARLTTSGDMHMPRCTVDGGIRLTDAHIGTDLLLSQLTVGRDRRGVAVAADGITVGQDLQADLLQAHGELRMRGATVGVSLNLSGSVLRNPYGKRALNAPQLTVERSLHMAPAAVPEAATGGATPPYGISGHTPPRGTRMQRFECHGGLRLDDGRFGDSIDLDGARFVMDPEQEMSLRRIQTPELRFMSREPEGGRVVLSGARVVNLRDKYTSWPGPGRLAMAGFFYEHLIPVGAFPLVHRLEWVEAATPEFSPEPYELLAAVLRNSGEDHDAREVMLAKHRRQRETLPLTGKAWGLLQDWTVAYGYRPTRAVVWMAVLWAVGSLYFAHQEPRALRPGEGPEWSPPLYVLDLLLPVIDLGQDNAWHQSGHYQWTATVLVLAGWVLATTVAAGVSRALRRQ comes from the coding sequence TTGACCGCTGCACAGCACGACCGGGCGGTGCCGCCCGAGGACCTTTCGGCGACGGAGCGGGGGCTGTGGGAAGCCTTCCAGGAGGGAGCGACATACGATCTGCGTTCGCGCGATCCCGGGCAGAACGACCCGGCGGGGCTGCACGTCTGGGGGCCGGAGCGCAGCGTGCGCGCCTCCTTACTCGCCCGGCTCCTGCTGCACGGCCCGCCGGCCCGTCCCGGCCGGGTGTCGTCGCTCAAGCTGGCCGGGGCGTACGTCACGGGCACGCTCGACCTCTCCGGCGGCCGTGTCGAGCCGTACGTGGAGTTGCGCAACTGCCGCTTCGAGAACGAGATGCTGCTGCCCGAGTGCTCCTTCGCCACGCTGCGCCTGGTGGAGTGCTCGGTGCCGCGGCTGGAGGCCGCCCGGCTGACCACCAGCGGCGACATGCACATGCCCCGCTGCACGGTGGACGGCGGCATCCGCCTCACGGACGCCCACATAGGCACGGACCTGCTGCTCAGCCAGCTCACCGTCGGCCGTGACCGGCGCGGCGTGGCCGTCGCCGCCGACGGCATCACCGTCGGCCAGGACCTCCAGGCCGACCTGCTGCAGGCGCACGGCGAGCTGCGGATGCGCGGCGCGACCGTCGGCGTCTCGCTGAACCTGAGCGGCAGCGTCCTGCGCAACCCGTACGGCAAGCGCGCGCTCAACGCGCCGCAGCTCACCGTCGAGCGCTCGCTGCACATGGCCCCGGCGGCGGTCCCCGAGGCCGCGACGGGCGGGGCCACGCCCCCGTACGGCATCAGCGGCCACACCCCGCCGCGCGGCACGCGGATGCAGCGCTTCGAGTGCCACGGCGGGCTGCGCCTGGACGACGGCCGCTTCGGCGACTCCATCGACCTCGACGGCGCGCGCTTCGTGATGGATCCGGAGCAGGAGATGTCCCTGCGCCGGATCCAGACGCCGGAGCTGCGCTTCATGAGCCGCGAGCCGGAGGGCGGCAGGGTCGTGCTGTCCGGCGCCCGGGTGGTCAACCTCCGCGACAAGTACACGAGCTGGCCGGGTCCCGGGCGGCTGGCGATGGCCGGGTTCTTCTACGAGCACCTCATACCCGTCGGCGCCTTCCCGCTGGTGCACCGGCTGGAGTGGGTGGAGGCCGCCACCCCGGAGTTCTCCCCCGAGCCGTACGAGCTGCTGGCCGCCGTCCTGCGCAACAGCGGCGAGGACCACGACGCCCGCGAGGTCATGCTCGCCAAGCACCGCCGCCAGCGCGAGACACTGCCGCTGACCGGCAAGGCGTGGGGACTGCTGCAGGACTGGACGGTCGCGTACGGCTACCGCCCCACCCGCGCCGTGGTGTGGATGGCGGTCCTCTGGGCGGTCGGCTCGCTGTACTTCGCACACCAGGAGCCGCGCGCGCTGCGCCCCGGCGAGGGGCCCGAGTGGAGCCCGCCGCTCTACGTGCTCGATCTGCTGCTGCCCGTCATAGACCTGGGCCAGGACAACGCCTGGCATCAGTCGGGGCATTACCAGTGGACGGCCACGGTGCTCGTGCTCGCCGGCTGGGTGCTCGCCACCACGGTGGCGGCCGGCGTCTCCCGTGCGCTGCGCCGCCAGTGA
- the hisF gene encoding imidazole glycerol phosphate synthase subunit HisF: MSLAVRVIPCLDVDGGRVVKGVHFQNLRDAGDPVEMAKVYDAEGADELTFLDITASSGDRETTYEIVRRTAEQVFIPLTVGGGVRTVADVDRLLRAGADKVGVNTAAIARPELIREIAERFGSQVLVLSADARRCGDGAATASGFEVTTHGGRRGTGLDAVEWAERAAGLGAGEILLNSMDADGTKDGYDTEMIAAVRKRVTVPVIASGGAGRLDHFPPAIDAGADAVLAASVFHFGDLRIGEVKETLRTAGRAVRATPPRG; the protein is encoded by the coding sequence ATGAGCCTGGCGGTACGGGTCATCCCCTGCCTGGACGTGGACGGCGGCCGGGTCGTCAAGGGCGTCCACTTCCAGAACCTGCGCGACGCCGGCGACCCCGTCGAGATGGCCAAGGTGTACGACGCGGAGGGCGCCGACGAGCTGACGTTCCTCGACATCACCGCGTCCTCCGGCGACCGCGAGACGACGTACGAGATCGTGCGCCGCACCGCGGAGCAGGTCTTCATCCCGCTCACGGTCGGCGGCGGCGTACGTACGGTCGCGGACGTGGACCGGCTGCTGCGCGCGGGCGCCGACAAGGTCGGCGTCAACACCGCGGCGATCGCCCGGCCGGAGCTGATCCGCGAGATCGCCGAGCGCTTCGGCAGCCAGGTGCTGGTGCTCTCGGCGGACGCGCGGCGCTGCGGCGACGGCGCGGCGACGGCCTCGGGCTTCGAGGTGACGACCCACGGCGGGCGGCGCGGCACGGGCCTCGACGCCGTCGAATGGGCCGAGCGGGCAGCCGGGTTGGGCGCGGGCGAGATCCTGCTCAACTCGATGGACGCCGACGGCACCAAGGACGGCTACGACACGGAGATGATCGCCGCCGTCCGCAAGCGCGTGACGGTCCCCGTCATCGCCAGCGGCGGCGCGGGCCGCCTCGACCACTTCCCGCCGGCGATCGACGCGGGCGCGGACGCGGTGCTGGCGGCATCGGTGTTCCACTTCGGGGACCTGCGGATCGGCGAGGTCAAGGAGACGCTGCGCACCGCGGGCCGTGCCGTACGGGCCACGCCGCCCCGGGGCTGA
- the hisH gene encoding imidazole glycerol phosphate synthase subunit HisH, whose protein sequence is MTDRAASTAPTASAGPGATAPPVAVPAARRREGGAGGRKSVVVFDYGFGNVRSAERAVARAGAEVEITGDYDRAMAADGLLVPGVGAFAACMGGLKEARGDWVVERRLAGGRPVLGICVGMQILFEQGVEHGVRTDGMGEWPGTVEALQADVVPHMGWNTVEIAAGSRMFAGIDAGERFYFVHSYAARRWELEVHNPRISPPAVTWSTHGEPFVAAVENGPLWAAQFHPEKSGDAGALLLKNWIETL, encoded by the coding sequence TTGACCGACCGCGCCGCGTCCACCGCTCCCACCGCCTCCGCCGGGCCCGGGGCCACGGCGCCGCCGGTCGCCGTACCCGCCGCCCGCCGCCGCGAGGGCGGCGCTGGCGGGCGCAAGAGCGTCGTCGTCTTCGACTACGGCTTCGGGAACGTCCGCTCCGCCGAGCGGGCCGTCGCCCGCGCGGGCGCCGAGGTGGAGATCACCGGCGACTACGACCGGGCGATGGCCGCCGACGGCCTGCTGGTGCCCGGCGTCGGCGCCTTCGCCGCCTGCATGGGCGGGCTGAAGGAGGCCCGCGGCGACTGGGTCGTCGAGCGCCGGCTGGCCGGCGGCCGGCCCGTACTGGGCATCTGCGTCGGCATGCAGATCCTCTTCGAGCAGGGCGTCGAGCACGGCGTACGGACCGACGGTATGGGGGAGTGGCCCGGCACGGTCGAGGCGCTGCAGGCAGACGTCGTGCCGCACATGGGCTGGAACACCGTCGAGATCGCGGCCGGCTCCCGGATGTTCGCGGGCATCGACGCCGGGGAGCGCTTCTACTTCGTGCACTCCTACGCCGCCCGCCGCTGGGAGCTGGAGGTGCACAACCCGCGCATCTCCCCGCCCGCCGTCACCTGGAGCACCCACGGCGAGCCGTTCGTCGCAGCCGTCGAGAACGGACCCCTGTGGGCCGCCCAGTTCCACCCCGAGAAGTCCGGCGACGCCGGTGCCCTCCTCCTCAAGAACTGGATCGAGACCCTCTGA
- the ybaK gene encoding Cys-tRNA(Pro) deacylase translates to MAKKKQAGSTPATVALTKAGAEFTVHAYAHDPAAASYGEEAAEALGVDPGQVFKTLVAEVDGALTVAIVPVSGALDLKALAAAAGGKKAVMADPAHAERTTGYVRGGISPLGQRKRLPTVLDSSAAGRPTVCVSAGRRGLEVELSPTVLAELTGAVVAPIARDGR, encoded by the coding sequence ATGGCCAAGAAGAAGCAGGCCGGGTCCACCCCGGCCACGGTGGCGCTGACCAAGGCCGGCGCCGAGTTCACCGTCCACGCGTACGCCCACGACCCCGCCGCCGCGTCGTACGGCGAGGAGGCGGCGGAAGCGCTCGGCGTCGATCCGGGCCAGGTCTTCAAGACCCTGGTCGCCGAGGTCGACGGCGCGCTGACCGTCGCGATCGTGCCGGTCTCGGGCGCGCTGGACCTCAAGGCGCTGGCCGCGGCGGCCGGCGGCAAGAAGGCCGTGATGGCGGACCCGGCGCACGCCGAGCGCACCACGGGCTACGTCCGCGGCGGCATCTCCCCGCTGGGCCAGCGCAAGCGGCTGCCGACGGTGCTGGACTCCTCGGCCGCGGGGCGGCCGACGGTCTGCGTCTCCGCGGGCCGGCGCGGCCTTGAGGTGGAGTTGTCGCCGACGGTGCTGGCGGAGCTGACGGGCGCGGTCGTGGCGCCCATCGCGCGCGACGGCCGCTGA
- the priA gene encoding bifunctional 1-(5-phosphoribosyl)-5-((5-phosphoribosylamino)methylideneamino)imidazole-4-carboxamide isomerase/phosphoribosylanthranilate isomerase PriA has product MTPREMTTALELLPAVDVRDGQAVRLVHGESGTETGYGDPLEAALTWQRAGAEWLHLVDLDAAFGTGDNRARIGEVVAAMDLKVELSGGIRDDASLAAALATGCTRVNLGTAALESPEWVARVIAEHGDRIAVGLDVRGTTLRGRGWTRDGGDLYETLARLDAEGCARYVVTDINKDGTLQGPNLPLLRDVCAATDRPVVASGGVSSLDDLRALATLVPEGVEGAIVGKALYAKAFTMEEALEAVS; this is encoded by the coding sequence ATGACGCCCCGCGAGATGACCACCGCCCTGGAGCTGCTGCCCGCCGTCGACGTCCGCGACGGCCAGGCCGTACGCCTGGTGCACGGCGAGTCCGGCACCGAGACCGGCTACGGGGACCCGCTGGAGGCCGCGCTCACCTGGCAGCGCGCCGGCGCCGAGTGGCTGCACCTGGTCGACCTCGACGCCGCCTTCGGCACCGGCGACAACCGCGCCCGTATCGGCGAGGTGGTCGCGGCGATGGACCTCAAGGTCGAGCTGTCCGGCGGCATCCGCGACGACGCGTCGCTGGCCGCCGCCCTCGCCACCGGCTGCACCCGCGTCAACCTCGGCACCGCCGCCCTGGAGTCCCCCGAGTGGGTCGCCCGGGTCATCGCCGAGCACGGCGACCGCATCGCCGTCGGCCTCGACGTCCGCGGCACCACGCTGCGCGGCCGCGGCTGGACCCGCGACGGCGGCGACCTGTACGAGACGCTGGCCCGGCTCGACGCCGAGGGCTGCGCGCGCTACGTGGTCACCGACATCAACAAGGACGGCACCCTCCAGGGCCCCAACCTGCCACTGCTCCGCGACGTCTGCGCCGCCACCGACCGGCCGGTCGTCGCCTCCGGCGGCGTCTCCTCCCTCGACGACCTGCGTGCCCTCGCCACGCTCGTCCCGGAAGGAGTCGAAGGGGCGATCGTCGGGAAGGCGCTCTACGCGAAGGCGTTCACGATGGAAGAAGCGTTGGAGGCGGTGTCCTGA
- a CDS encoding ABC transporter substrate-binding protein has product MAAMVTQAPTPRRDDEPVRIGALAPLTPPGWAEAGRHLVAGLELAAREINDTGGIAGRPLELLVRDTAADPRRAAAAVDELAGLGVAALAGEYHSVVARTAASRADALGVPFLCSSAVLDALTEQPADGIARIAPAQSHGWRLYADYLLGAGHRRLAVAAQPSVYWASGTRILHDRLAPHGGTVVELDVGALTPEALCDALAASGATALLLLVGHPEPAVPLVRSVRRDPRLAGLLLGAPAGQPEFAEWAALLGAEGAGVPFLRYLPERLTPLGVRVGAALRERLDGEPSFVAFEGYDTLAVLAAVLRGGADARAAAWGDVSVDGTRGPIQFSRVPGIDVWQWAWPPVQVVDRDPAEPGRFRVLHSG; this is encoded by the coding sequence ATGGCCGCCATGGTCACCCAGGCGCCCACGCCGCGACGAGACGACGAGCCCGTGCGCATCGGCGCCCTCGCCCCGCTCACCCCGCCCGGCTGGGCCGAGGCGGGCCGGCATCTGGTCGCCGGGCTCGAACTGGCCGCCCGCGAGATCAACGACACCGGCGGGATCGCCGGGCGCCCCCTGGAGCTGCTGGTACGGGACACGGCCGCCGATCCGCGGCGGGCCGCGGCGGCGGTGGACGAGCTGGCCGGGCTGGGCGTCGCCGCGCTTGCGGGCGAGTACCACAGCGTCGTCGCCCGTACCGCCGCCTCCCGGGCCGACGCCCTCGGCGTGCCGTTCCTGTGCTCGTCCGCGGTCCTGGACGCGCTGACCGAGCAACCGGCCGACGGCATCGCGCGGATCGCCCCGGCGCAGTCCCACGGCTGGCGGCTGTACGCGGACTACCTCCTCGGCGCGGGCCACCGCCGCCTCGCCGTGGCCGCCCAGCCGAGCGTGTACTGGGCGTCCGGGACCCGGATCCTGCACGACCGGCTCGCCCCGCACGGCGGCACGGTGGTCGAGCTGGACGTGGGCGCGCTCACCCCCGAGGCCCTGTGCGACGCGCTCGCCGCCAGCGGCGCGACGGCCCTCCTGCTGCTCGTCGGCCACCCGGAGCCCGCGGTGCCGCTCGTGCGGTCCGTACGCCGCGACCCGCGGCTGGCCGGGCTGCTGCTCGGCGCCCCCGCCGGACAGCCGGAGTTCGCCGAGTGGGCGGCGCTGCTGGGCGCCGAGGGAGCGGGGGTCCCGTTCCTGCGCTATCTGCCGGAGCGCCTGACGCCCCTCGGCGTACGGGTCGGGGCGGCGCTGCGCGAACGGCTCGACGGGGAGCCCTCGTTCGTCGCCTTCGAGGGCTACGACACGCTCGCCGTCCTCGCCGCCGTGCTCCGTGGCGGGGCGGACGCACGTGCCGCCGCCTGGGGGGACGTCTCCGTCGACGGGACCCGCGGGCCGATACAGTTCTCGCGGGTGCCCGGCATCGACGTGTGGCAGTGGGCCTGGCCGCCGGTCCAGGTCGTCGACCGGGATCCGGCCGAGCCCGGCCGCTTCCGGGTCCTGCACAGCGGCTGA